One genomic segment of Streptosporangium album includes these proteins:
- a CDS encoding DUF418 domain-containing protein: MKIFPPVLKPEGLTKRSGSRQALTDCPMHIPQGRVIGLIDPMGLLVEQRFFPIFSLLFGIGFSLLLSSAADRTARPRLLLLRRLLALLAIGLAHHVLLWQGDILTIYAIVGLLVLLPSTWLPRWAVAGLAAALIPTSLIFAGGFFAVVPGLFLLGSALTRYGVIDLIERSTRVPAVLGLVLAAVAAPVLWWQAGSQSGDPDFSLSFAVAGLLLAGVYICALLILLRTPLRPALQAVFAPLGQMALTNYLTATILVLAISHVIGGLPQNWSLTTVFLIAAAILTIQWLFSALWLRRYRQGPLEWLWRWATWAHRPPPTPTPHP, encoded by the coding sequence ATGAAGATCTTCCCTCCGGTGCTGAAACCCGAGGGCCTGACGAAGCGTTCCGGCAGCCGCCAGGCTCTGACGGACTGCCCTATGCACATCCCGCAGGGCCGGGTCATCGGCCTGATCGACCCCATGGGGCTGCTCGTCGAGCAGCGCTTCTTCCCGATCTTCTCCCTGTTGTTCGGCATCGGGTTCTCGCTGCTGCTGAGCTCCGCCGCGGACCGCACCGCTCGCCCGCGGCTGCTCCTGCTACGCCGGCTTCTGGCGCTGCTCGCGATCGGCCTGGCGCACCACGTGCTGCTGTGGCAGGGCGACATCCTGACCATCTACGCCATCGTCGGCCTGCTGGTGCTGCTGCCCTCGACCTGGCTGCCGCGGTGGGCCGTGGCCGGCCTCGCCGCCGCGCTCATCCCGACATCGTTGATCTTCGCCGGCGGCTTCTTCGCGGTAGTCCCCGGGCTGTTCCTGCTGGGCTCGGCACTGACCCGGTACGGGGTGATCGACCTGATCGAGCGCTCCACCCGAGTGCCGGCCGTACTGGGCCTGGTGCTCGCGGCGGTGGCGGCGCCCGTCCTGTGGTGGCAGGCCGGGTCGCAGAGCGGCGACCCGGACTTCAGCCTCTCGTTCGCCGTGGCCGGATTGCTGCTCGCGGGCGTGTACATATGCGCCCTGCTGATCCTGCTCAGGACGCCGCTCCGACCGGCGCTGCAGGCCGTCTTCGCACCGCTGGGCCAGATGGCACTGACCAACTACCTGACCGCCACAATCCTCGTTCTGGCGATCAGCCACGTGATCGGCGGCCTGCCGCAGAACTGGTCCCTGACGACGGTGTTCCTGATCGCCGCCGCCATCCTCACCATCCAGTGGCTGTTCTCCGCCCTCTGGCTGCGCCGATACCGCCAAGGCCCCCTCGAGTGGCTCTGGCGCTGGGCCACCTGGGCCCACCGCCCACCGCCCACCCCTACGCCGCACCCCTGA